One window from the genome of Myxocyprinus asiaticus isolate MX2 ecotype Aquarium Trade chromosome 30, UBuf_Myxa_2, whole genome shotgun sequence encodes:
- the LOC127421332 gene encoding sestrin-2-like isoform X2 → MKEEGGVDMSQALPSGPSAFIPVEEILEQGATQEVMSEALLPDRRADHITMVMGMHPTYLACFVRTQHALLQLDGPLPLSWRHFIIILASARHQCAYLVQHHSSAFLLAGGDESWLRGFHCAPPKIQHLQTLNKLLAHRPWIITQEHIQELVCPSAEARWSLAELIQAVVLMSHAHSLASFVWGCGILPEPEQSDDQPLQLCSPTESCSSTRIQHEWGEAVNEVQHLMEKMMMVQQQGEAFTQEEMVTRFERERTESLLEPVEVVSHVFPDCISRFLVDADFTYQDFSPKGEQAPPTMRAQDYSWEDHGFSLMNRLYGEMAQLLDEKFQVVCALTYHTMAMHSHVDTSTLRKAIWNYIHCIYGIRYDDYNYGEVNQLLERSLKVSM, encoded by the exons ATGAAG GAGGAAGGAGGTGTGGACATGTCCCAGGCATTGCCCTCTGGGCCCAGTGCCTTTATCCCAGTCGAAGAG ATTCTGGAGCAAGGTGCCACACAGGAGGTGATGTCAGAGGCACTGTTGCCAGACAGGCGAGCAGATCATATCACCATGGTGATGGGGATGCATCCCACTTACTTGGCCTGTTTTGTGCGCACCCAGCATGCTCTGCTGCAGCTGGATGGCCCTCTGCCCTTGTCATGGAGACATTTTATAATCATCTTG GCATCTGCACGTCATCAGTGTGCGTACCTGGTGCAGCATCACAGCTCTGCTTTTCTACTTGCTGGTGGAGATGAGTCTTGGCTTAGGGGTTTTCACTGTGCACCACCTAAAATACAGCACCTGCAGACGCTCAACAAACTACTTGCACATAGACCTTGGATCATCACCCAAGAACACATACAG GAGTTGGTGTGCCCTAGTGCAGAGGCTCGATGGTCTTTGGCAGAGCTGATTCAGGCTGTGGTTTTGATGAGCCATGCCCATTCTTTGGCCTCCTTTGTTTGGGGTTGTGGCATTCTCCCTGAGCCAGAGCAGTCAGATGATCAGCCACTTCAACTGTGTTCACCCACTGAGTCATGTAGTTCTACCAGAATTCAGCATGAG tGGGGTGAAGCTGTGAACGAAGTTCAGCATTTGATGGAGAAAATGATGATGGTGCAACAGCAAGGTGAAGCATTTACGCAGGAAGAGATGGTTACTCGCTTTGAAAGAGAAAGGACAGAGAGTCTGCTGGAGCCAGTGGAGG TTGTGAGCCATGTCTTTCCTGATTGCATCTCACGGTTTTTGGTGGATGCAGATTTTACTTACCAGGATTTCAGTCCTAAAGGAGAACAGGCCCCCCCAACCATGAGAGCTCAG GATTATTCTTGGGAGGATCACGGTTTCTCCTTGATGAACAGGTTGTATGGGGAGATGGCTCAGCTTCTTGATGAGAAATTTCAGGTGGTGTGTGCGCTCACGTATCACACCATGGCCATGCACTCGCACGTGGACACCTCCACACTCCGCAAAGCCATCTGGAACTACATTCACTGCATCTATGGCATCAG GTATGATGACTACAACTATGGGGAGGTGAACCAGTTATTGGAACGCAGTTTAAAAGT GTCCATGTGA
- the LOC127421332 gene encoding sestrin-2-like isoform X1, with translation MKEEGGVDMSQALPSGPSAFIPVEEILEQGATQEVMSEALLPDRRADHITMVMGMHPTYLACFVRTQHALLQLDGPLPLSWRHFIIILASARHQCAYLVQHHSSAFLLAGGDESWLRGFHCAPPKIQHLQTLNKLLAHRPWIITQEHIQELVCPSAEARWSLAELIQAVVLMSHAHSLASFVWGCGILPEPEQSDDQPLQLCSPTESCSSTRIQHEWGEAVNEVQHLMEKMMMVQQQGEAFTQEEMVTRFERERTESLLEPVEVVSHVFPDCISRFLVDADFTYQDFSPKGEQAPPTMRAQDYSWEDHGFSLMNRLYGEMAQLLDEKFQVVCALTYHTMAMHSHVDTSTLRKAIWNYIHCIYGIRYDDYNYGEVNQLLERSLKVYVKTVACHPEKTTPRMYFSFWRQFCHSEKVHVNLLLMEARMQAALLYALRAITHYMT, from the exons ATGAAG GAGGAAGGAGGTGTGGACATGTCCCAGGCATTGCCCTCTGGGCCCAGTGCCTTTATCCCAGTCGAAGAG ATTCTGGAGCAAGGTGCCACACAGGAGGTGATGTCAGAGGCACTGTTGCCAGACAGGCGAGCAGATCATATCACCATGGTGATGGGGATGCATCCCACTTACTTGGCCTGTTTTGTGCGCACCCAGCATGCTCTGCTGCAGCTGGATGGCCCTCTGCCCTTGTCATGGAGACATTTTATAATCATCTTG GCATCTGCACGTCATCAGTGTGCGTACCTGGTGCAGCATCACAGCTCTGCTTTTCTACTTGCTGGTGGAGATGAGTCTTGGCTTAGGGGTTTTCACTGTGCACCACCTAAAATACAGCACCTGCAGACGCTCAACAAACTACTTGCACATAGACCTTGGATCATCACCCAAGAACACATACAG GAGTTGGTGTGCCCTAGTGCAGAGGCTCGATGGTCTTTGGCAGAGCTGATTCAGGCTGTGGTTTTGATGAGCCATGCCCATTCTTTGGCCTCCTTTGTTTGGGGTTGTGGCATTCTCCCTGAGCCAGAGCAGTCAGATGATCAGCCACTTCAACTGTGTTCACCCACTGAGTCATGTAGTTCTACCAGAATTCAGCATGAG tGGGGTGAAGCTGTGAACGAAGTTCAGCATTTGATGGAGAAAATGATGATGGTGCAACAGCAAGGTGAAGCATTTACGCAGGAAGAGATGGTTACTCGCTTTGAAAGAGAAAGGACAGAGAGTCTGCTGGAGCCAGTGGAGG TTGTGAGCCATGTCTTTCCTGATTGCATCTCACGGTTTTTGGTGGATGCAGATTTTACTTACCAGGATTTCAGTCCTAAAGGAGAACAGGCCCCCCCAACCATGAGAGCTCAG GATTATTCTTGGGAGGATCACGGTTTCTCCTTGATGAACAGGTTGTATGGGGAGATGGCTCAGCTTCTTGATGAGAAATTTCAGGTGGTGTGTGCGCTCACGTATCACACCATGGCCATGCACTCGCACGTGGACACCTCCACACTCCGCAAAGCCATCTGGAACTACATTCACTGCATCTATGGCATCAG GTATGATGACTACAACTATGGGGAGGTGAACCAGTTATTGGAACGCAGTTTAAAAGTGTATGTAAAGACAGTGGCATGTCACCCTGAGAAAACCACACCAAGAATGTACTTCTCCTTTTGGAGACAGTTCTGTCACTCAGAAAAG GTCCATGTGAACCTGTTACTGATGGAGGCACGAATGCAGGCAGCTTTACTTTATGCTCTCAGAGCTATTACACACTACATGACCTAA